The DNA region GCGGCGTTCCCTTTCCCCTGGTCGAAGAGATACTCGCTCCACTGCCGGTTGTTCTGCACGCGTTCAGCTGCCCGCTCATTCAGTGGATCAGCCGGGTCTGGAAAGACGAAACGCAGGTAGTCGTCGAGGCGATCGCCGTTCATCTGAACCCGCACCATCTGGCGGAACGCCGCCTCTATCTCGCCGTACCGGGTATTCACGAGCCCCAGCATCTGCCGTGCCTGATCCAGACGTTGGTGGAGATCACGAGTGTGGGCAACCTTTATCGTAGGTCCCTCGCTCAGAGCCATCGTGAGAGTATTCTGGCAGACCACCCTGATCGGCGTGAACTTGACCTGAACGCTGTTCTTGCCGTCATGACTGTTGCTCAGCAGGAGGTACTTGTCCACGATGTCGTCGCCGACGACTCTGATGTTCGAAGGGAGCTTCGCCAGTATCCAGACCCGCTCGCCCTTTCCGAGAGCGCCAGCGGTGTGGTAGATCGCCGCTTCGGCCCCGACGATCGGATCGAAGAACTCGAATGCCTCGCCGTTCTGCAGCGGTGCATACTGGTCACTCACGATGCCGTAGACAGGGCAATCGTTCTTCCCCCATCTGTCGGACGGCACAAGCGCAAACAGCTTCGTTTGCAGCGGAGAGGTGTGGACGTCGCCTTCGTCGCGGGCGAACACTGGCTTCTTGAGCACCTGGTAATCCAGCCTTGCGGCCTCGATGGCCTCTCTGGCCGTTGCAGGCTCGTGCAGTTCCGTTCCAAGTCCGTGCCACGGCGGATCCCCATAGTACATCATGGACGCGGACCCATTCTCGATCCAGATGTCGTGTGCCATCTCCTGACCCTCCTATGGTAGTTGCAGAAACGCCTTCGGGACATCTTCATTATTGCATGGCCGCGTTAAGATGTCATATCACGTGGTGAGAATTTGGCGAACTAGGGCTCGCGAAGACACTAGCGCCTGCGATTCTTCGCCAGCTGGTACCGTCTGACCATCCACTCAGCGAGCGCGATTGGTGCAAGCTGACGAAGGATGCCCCCGCTCCCAACCTGTTTACGACGGACTCCGGAACCTGGTAGTTGATTTCAACTTCCCGGGTCTCCGGAGTTGGTCGTATATGCCCCCTAACAGGCTTCGAGTCGCTTCCGTTCTCACAGAACCCCGAATGCAGTAAGGCGGAGGGGTTCGTCAGCCCAACGAGGAAACACGCCGTAGATCGCGAACAGGGAACCATGCACCTGCAGGCGCTTCCCGCAACGCCTGTCCTGGCCGATGTACTCGTCTCTCGGGGCGCAGGGTCGGCATTGCGGGGCATGGGAGGATGGCTTTGGCGGCAACTCCGAACTCCGTTCCCGAGACCATGCGATTCCACTACGGCTGGATCGTGCTCGGCATGGGCACCATGGTCGTATTCGGTTCGTTGGGACTGGGGCGGTTCGCGTACTCGGTCGTGCTTCCGTCCATGCAGGCGGGTCTGGGGATGGACAACACTCAGGCGGGAGGGCTTGCCACCGCGAATCTGGTGGGCTACCTTGCGTCCTGCGTCGTCGGCGGCGCGCTAGCCTCGCGTTTCGGGCCACGCGCGGTCATCGCATCCGGGCTCGCGCTGGCGGCCATTGCCATGATGATGACCGGGACTGCAGGCGACTTCGCCTCCGCGGCGGTCTGGCGGACTCTCACCGGCATCGGCAGCGGAGCCAGCAACGTACCGACGATGGGACTAATGTCCTCGTGGTTTGCGCCGCGTCGGCGGGGCCTCGCCGCGGGCGTGGCAGTGGCGGGTTCGTCCATCGCCCTGATCGTAACCGGGCCGCTGGTTACCCGCATCCTGGCGGTGTACGGCGGCGGCGGATGGCGCGCGTGCTGGTTCATCTTCGGCGGGGCGGCGCTGGTCTTGACGGTCGCCGCCGCCGCGCTTCTGCGCAACGAACCCTCCGACCTCGGCCTGAGACCGGTCGGCGCCGGTCCCGAGGAGCGGGCCGCCTCTTCCGGACAACGCGGCCCGATGCGATTGGGCGACGTCTACAACAAGCCGATCGTGTGGCTTCTGGGCCTGGTCTATGTCGCCTTCGGGTTCTCGTACATCATATACATGACCTTCTTCACGAAGTCCCTGATCGCCGACGGCGGCTACACGCAAGCCGAGGCGGGACGGCTGTTCATGGTGATGGGCTGGTTCAGCCTGATCTGCGGACTGATCTGGGGGTCGGTGTCGGACCGCATCGGGCGAAAGGGGGCGCTGGCCATCGTCTACGGGGTCCACGCATTGGCCTTCAGCCTGTTCCCATTGTGGCCGGCTCCCGCCGGATTCACCCTATCGGCGGTTCTGTTTGGTCTCTCGGCATGGAGCATTCCGGGGATCATGGCGGCAACGTGCGGCGACTTGCTGGGCTCCAGGCTGGCTCCGGCCGCCCTGGGATTCATCACGCTCTTCTTCGGGATCGGGCAGGCGGCGGGTCCGTCAGTGGCCGGGGCGATGGCGGATGCGGCGGGGTCGTTCTCGTCGGCGCTGTGGCTGTGCGCCGGCGCGGCGCTGCTGGGGGCCGTGGGCGCGCTGCTCCTGCCTTTGAGACGCGGCGGGTCTTCCCTGCCGTAAATGCGTGCGTGCCGGTAGTCCTCGTCAGCGCGAACCGCGTGGTTTACAGATGCCCCGTCGGGGGAACAAGGACTGTATCATGGCAACCAAAGTCGTGCTGCATCTGCTCGCACTTGCCGCCCCCTTGACGGCCTCGATGGCGTTCGGCGTGATGGGGGAGGATTCGCGGTTGATCATAGCCGCTCTGTGGTTCGGGTTGAGCGGACTGACGGTCCTCTCCCTGCAGTTCGTGCTCGCGTCGAGGTCGAGGTGGATCGAGCGGGGAGTCGGGCTGGACACGGTCTTCCGATTCCACCGGGCGATGGCAATCTGCGCCGTGATGCTCCTCGCCGCCCACCCGGTGCTGGTAGCCGCCGCACACGGAGGATGGAGCCTGCTGACCTCGTTCAACCAGAGCCCGCGAATACTCGTCGGCAAGCTCTCTCTGATGCTCCTCGTGTGTCTGGCTCTGACCAGCCTGTACCGCCTGACTCTCCGGATCAGCTTCGAGCGGTGGCGGGCAGGCCACAATCTTCTTGCCGTCGCAGCCCTGTTGCTCGGATGCGCGCATGCCTCGTTTGTGGGCCAGGTCCGCGAGGCCCCTGCATTCCGGATCGTTCCGTTGACCCTCCTCGCAGTCGCCGCATGCGCCTACGTCTACACGAAGCTGATCGCCCCGAGCAGGGCGGCCGGATCGCCGCATGTCGTGCTGGACGTCACTCCGGAGACGGAGAACGTGACTACACTGAGGCTCGCGCCGACGCGGCGCGCGATCGTCCGCCACGTTCCCGGGCAGT from Armatimonadota bacterium includes:
- a CDS encoding ferredoxin reductase family protein; translation: MATKVVLHLLALAAPLTASMAFGVMGEDSRLIIAALWFGLSGLTVLSLQFVLASRSRWIERGVGLDTVFRFHRAMAICAVMLLAAHPVLVAAAHGGWSLLTSFNQSPRILVGKLSLMLLVCLALTSLYRLTLRISFERWRAGHNLLAVAALLLGCAHASFVGQVREAPAFRIVPLTLLAVAACAYVYTKLIAPSRAAGSPHVVLDVTPETENVTTLRLAPTRRAIVRHVPGQFAFIRFLRGSAVPSEEHPFTISSAPLESGVLSFTIKNSGDFTATVRQARKGDLVAVQGPFGVFSSAMRPSENDLVFIAGGIGITPLMSMIRAMRAASSDVKALLVYGNETEGDIVFRKELDDIASSGGLGLRVVHVLNKPDDGWQGDRGHVSRDLILRECGANLAGKSFYVCGPAAMMNHVRRILQSLGVPRRNIHWERFSL
- a CDS encoding DUF932 domain-containing protein, whose product is MAHDIWIENGSASMMYYGDPPWHGLGTELHEPATAREAIEAARLDYQVLKKPVFARDEGDVHTSPLQTKLFALVPSDRWGKNDCPVYGIVSDQYAPLQNGEAFEFFDPIVGAEAAIYHTAGALGKGERVWILAKLPSNIRVVGDDIVDKYLLLSNSHDGKNSVQVKFTPIRVVCQNTLTMALSEGPTIKVAHTRDLHQRLDQARQMLGLVNTRYGEIEAAFRQMVRVQMNGDRLDDYLRFVFPDPADPLNERAAERVQNNRQWSEYLFDQGKGNAAPGVKGTLWAAYNGVTEYIDYGPTYGGHTRRLGSCWFGNGYLTKARAFRVAEAKLDTWSRN
- a CDS encoding MFS transporter, which encodes MAATPNSVPETMRFHYGWIVLGMGTMVVFGSLGLGRFAYSVVLPSMQAGLGMDNTQAGGLATANLVGYLASCVVGGALASRFGPRAVIASGLALAAIAMMMTGTAGDFASAAVWRTLTGIGSGASNVPTMGLMSSWFAPRRRGLAAGVAVAGSSIALIVTGPLVTRILAVYGGGGWRACWFIFGGAALVLTVAAAALLRNEPSDLGLRPVGAGPEERAASSGQRGPMRLGDVYNKPIVWLLGLVYVAFGFSYIIYMTFFTKSLIADGGYTQAEAGRLFMVMGWFSLICGLIWGSVSDRIGRKGALAIVYGVHALAFSLFPLWPAPAGFTLSAVLFGLSAWSIPGIMAATCGDLLGSRLAPAALGFITLFFGIGQAAGPSVAGAMADAAGSFSSALWLCAGAALLGAVGALLLPLRRGGSSLP